Below is a genomic region from Glaciihabitans sp. INWT7.
GAACGTTCCTCAATTAGGCGAGCATGCCAGCGAACGAACTCGACCAATCTCGACCTCATAAGCAGTGGTATTCAGCCCGAACTTCTCCGCAGGACGTTGCCAAAAAGAGATGCCGATTCTAATGAAATTTCCGCGATTCGGGTGCTGATAATCTCTAATATGTCAATCTAAAGCGGGCGAGCAGTACGCTCCGCGCAGGTCTGCGGTGATAGTTCGCCCGCTCCGTGGGCGGATTCAGGTCCATGGGCTGCGTGGTCCTCGCGGCGACGAGGCACTGAACAGAGAGATGTTCAAGACGGCCGCGGATGCCGTGATCCGCCTGAGTTGGGTGCCAGCCCGGGATGGGCAGCCGGGATGGCATGGGTGCTGGACGACCAGCCGCAATCACCTGAACGTAGTGGCAGAGTCAATCGCCATTCGGGACGGCGAGGTGACGGTAGAGATGCACTACAGCGACACCGAGCAGTGCGACTCTCGCCGTCGAAGGCCCGACTCGGGGTTATTTTCGGCGCGTGGTGCCAGGACTATCCGCCGCTTTACTCGCCAGGCGCTGAGATGGTCGAGAATGCGGCAGCCTGCATGGGTGCCGTGTTCAGCGACGCGATGGCCGCGGGCGTCGAGACCGTCACGCTCGTCGGGCACAGTCAAACGCTTCGGATCCTGATCGCGATCGCCATACTGGCGGGGGATGCGCCCGCGCACCGAAGGCTGTTCCTCGACAACGCCGCGGTCACGAGCGTTTTGTGGGAAGGCGAAACTCCTCGACTGTCGATGCTCAACGGCTCAGCTGCCAGCCGAGGCGACGTGCCGCCGGCCGGCCGGGCACTGTCGCGCTGAGGGCGGCCCGATTTTCGCCTCTGGCGCACTTTGATCACAGTCGGTACGAGGCGGTCAGAGATTCGATGGCGCGACCACCCGCTGAAGTGATCCGCCCAGTCCCCATCGGTTTGAGAGGCCGCCCAGATGAAATCAACCCGGGGACGTCTCACTAGCCCGTGCTCGAAAAACGTATTTTGCCCACCGATTGCCC
It encodes:
- a CDS encoding histidine phosphatase family protein — protein: MVENAAACMGAVFSDAMAAGVETVTLVGHSQTLRILIAIAILAGDAPAHRRLFLDNAAVTSVLWEGETPRLSMLNGSAASRGDVPPAGRALSR